One genomic segment of Rhizobium viscosum includes these proteins:
- the visR gene encoding transcriptional regulator VisR translates to MGHQPGRAIGNTDQMRMVRVNRISSRSDLFPRLIAMQKLADAQGFAVFRVTGSGVPAKQRLICELENWGPSNAGFGKGLVDAHGEALLDHIDRSLLPLFWAGSHDRAAPGPADFSPFMVRLKDGIVPFSGLAFPVRLGAIGNGFVLFTGDDIDPSSDTIIELHGRCCNVMMDLLSLDERRAAATEALSEREIACLQLAGDGRISEEIADKLGLSVHTVNAYLGSATIKLDSVNRIQAIAKAIRLGYIS, encoded by the coding sequence ATGGGGCATCAACCAGGCAGGGCGATAGGCAACACGGACCAGATGCGCATGGTACGTGTGAACAGGATTTCCAGCCGGTCTGACCTTTTCCCGCGCCTGATTGCCATGCAGAAGCTTGCGGATGCGCAAGGCTTCGCCGTCTTTCGTGTCACCGGCTCCGGCGTGCCGGCAAAGCAGCGACTGATCTGCGAGCTGGAAAACTGGGGTCCCTCGAATGCCGGCTTCGGCAAGGGCCTCGTCGATGCCCATGGCGAGGCTTTGCTCGACCATATCGATCGCTCACTGCTGCCCTTGTTCTGGGCCGGTAGCCATGATCGTGCAGCTCCTGGCCCTGCGGATTTCTCTCCCTTCATGGTAAGGCTGAAAGACGGCATAGTGCCTTTCTCCGGTCTCGCATTTCCAGTGCGCCTTGGCGCCATCGGCAATGGTTTCGTGCTTTTCACCGGCGACGATATCGATCCCTCGAGCGATACGATCATCGAACTGCATGGCCGGTGCTGCAATGTCATGATGGACCTGCTGTCGCTCGATGAGCGGCGTGCGGCGGCGACCGAAGCGCTAAGCGAGCGCGAGATCGCCTGCCTTCAGCTTGCCGGCGACGGCCGCATCAGCGAAGAAATCGCCGACAAGCTCGGCCTGTCCGTCCACACCGTGAACGCCTATCTCGGCTCGGCGACCATCAAGCTCGATTCGGTCAACCGCATCCAGGCGATCGCCAAGGCGATCCGCCTCGGCTACATCAGCTAG
- the fliN gene encoding flagellar motor switch protein FliN, producing MATKKTQQNSDLSLDMPGNEADLDQAIDDLRGVLRKDSDGDLSQFGDDLQNDAFAAGTDLSPFGGDAGETSFGGADFAGSDFGGGDFGDNAAGMGAAGFPNLDAAPSFGGNSFQSAPAPLGSALNSNFDLIMDIPIDVQIVLGTSRMQVSGLMNLTEGATIALDKKIGEPVEIMVNGRRIARGEITVLDNDDTRFGVKLIEVLSTKKA from the coding sequence ATGGCTACGAAGAAGACACAGCAGAATAGTGACCTCTCCCTGGACATGCCGGGCAATGAAGCCGATCTGGATCAGGCTATCGACGATCTGCGCGGCGTGCTGAGGAAAGATTCGGACGGCGACCTTTCGCAGTTCGGCGACGACCTGCAGAACGATGCTTTCGCAGCAGGAACGGACCTTTCGCCCTTCGGCGGTGATGCCGGCGAAACGTCCTTCGGCGGTGCCGATTTCGCAGGAAGCGATTTCGGGGGTGGCGATTTCGGCGACAATGCCGCCGGCATGGGTGCAGCAGGTTTTCCCAATCTTGACGCCGCGCCGAGCTTCGGCGGCAACTCCTTCCAGTCCGCTCCGGCACCGCTCGGCAGCGCACTGAACTCGAACTTCGACCTGATCATGGACATTCCTATCGACGTCCAGATCGTGCTCGGGACGAGCCGCATGCAGGTTTCCGGCCTGATGAACCTCACCGAGGGTGCTACCATTGCGCTCGACAAGAAGATCGGCGAGCCGGTCGAGATAATGGTGAACGGCCGCAGGATTGCGCGCGGCGAGATTACGGTTCTTGATAACGACGACACGCGTTTCGGTGTAAAACTGATAGAAGTTTTGAGCACGAAAAAAGCCTGA
- the visN gene encoding transcriptional regulator VisN, which yields MDMDIFQANKGEKQMANFVGANVPDLLPRDELIDRLRVIAETGKLHAGLRALTEYVGAMHYLMARCDLIQESGLDFIVSSDWPFDLVKEVANDLVAGYARSTEFEKCMQVLQPGFALLPDSADVPHGASRQYCSLTLNVGRSRLVLMFLFREGFVLSPERLRDVGLLAGYFASFLRCGGTKVDRDFELTDRELECLFWIAEGKTSDEIAMILGISRNTINNYITSVMRKTATKTRSEAIAFAVRNNLV from the coding sequence ATGGATATGGACATATTTCAGGCGAATAAAGGCGAGAAGCAGATGGCGAACTTCGTCGGCGCCAATGTGCCGGATCTTTTGCCGCGCGACGAACTGATCGATCGCCTTCGCGTCATCGCCGAAACCGGCAAATTGCACGCCGGCTTGCGGGCGCTGACCGAATATGTCGGCGCCATGCACTATCTGATGGCACGCTGCGATCTCATCCAGGAAAGTGGTCTGGACTTTATCGTTTCGTCCGACTGGCCCTTCGATCTGGTGAAGGAGGTCGCCAATGACCTGGTTGCGGGTTATGCGCGCTCGACCGAATTCGAGAAGTGCATGCAGGTGCTGCAGCCGGGCTTCGCACTCCTGCCGGACAGCGCCGATGTGCCGCACGGCGCGAGCCGCCAATATTGCTCACTGACCTTGAATGTCGGCCGCTCTCGCTTGGTGCTGATGTTCTTGTTCAGGGAAGGCTTCGTTCTTTCGCCGGAGCGTCTCCGGGACGTAGGCCTGCTTGCAGGTTATTTCGCAAGCTTCCTTCGGTGCGGGGGCACGAAGGTCGATCGCGATTTTGAACTGACGGACCGGGAGCTGGAATGCCTCTTCTGGATTGCGGAAGGCAAGACAAGCGATGAGATCGCTATGATCCTCGGCATCTCCCGGAATACTATCAATAACTATATCACCAGTGTGATGCGAAAGACTGCAACGAAGACGCGTTCCGAGGCGATAGCCTTCGCTGTTCGCAACAATCTCGTTTGA
- a CDS encoding FliM/FliN family flagellar motor switch protein, whose translation MTMSNASHDKQTMDPALLAKLTGGLGDRGRVAKLCSSFGDIYSEFFPDVLKSETGLDVTVGYLGCEIGYKNHLIDDLSTNMTLVDATLRNWSQNITIACGNSFIITLMEHLLGAAAETIEEPADRLLSVIELDLAGMVFDKISKVLRSAVNAPGGFEPSLSAPFAHEARVRPPEDRTDEFAAAINMSITLAGIVSEFSLIVPQTALLKTTVSAPKPKKQPSKSPEFTEQIGDQVRRSHVTLEAKIHLQDLTLRTISKLMAGDVIPFRDSGDVRVEVSANSRELYVCEFGRSGDNYMVRVKDTMNSDDELIRHLMN comes from the coding sequence ATGACTATGAGCAATGCTTCGCATGACAAGCAGACAATGGATCCCGCCCTTCTTGCCAAATTGACCGGCGGTCTCGGCGACAGGGGCAGGGTTGCCAAGCTCTGCAGTTCCTTCGGCGACATCTACAGCGAATTCTTTCCCGATGTCCTGAAAAGCGAAACCGGCCTCGATGTGACAGTCGGCTATCTTGGCTGCGAGATCGGTTACAAGAATCATCTGATCGACGATCTCAGCACCAACATGACGCTGGTCGATGCGACGCTGCGCAATTGGTCCCAGAATATCACCATCGCCTGTGGCAACAGTTTCATCATTACCCTGATGGAACATCTGCTTGGCGCTGCTGCCGAAACGATCGAGGAGCCGGCCGACCGGCTTCTCTCCGTTATCGAGCTCGACCTCGCCGGCATGGTGTTCGACAAGATTTCCAAGGTGCTGCGTTCGGCCGTCAACGCGCCCGGCGGTTTCGAACCCAGCCTCTCGGCTCCCTTCGCGCATGAGGCCCGTGTACGTCCGCCGGAAGATCGCACCGACGAATTTGCTGCTGCGATCAACATGTCGATCACGCTTGCCGGCATCGTTTCCGAATTCAGCCTGATCGTGCCGCAGACGGCGCTGCTCAAGACCACGGTTTCGGCCCCGAAACCGAAGAAGCAGCCCAGCAAATCGCCAGAGTTCACCGAGCAGATCGGCGACCAGGTTCGCCGCTCGCACGTGACGCTCGAAGCGAAGATCCACCTGCAGGACCTGACATTGCGGACGATTTCCAAGCTGATGGCCGGTGACGTCATTCCTTTCCGCGACAGCGGCGACGTACGCGTCGAAGTCAGCGCCAACAGCCGGGAATTGTATGTGTGCGAGTTCGGGCGTTCAGGCGACAACTACATGGTGCGAGTGAAAGACACCATGAATTCGGATGATGAGCTGATCCGGCACTTAATGAATTAA
- the fliG gene encoding flagellar motor switch protein FliG translates to MMDFDDFGGALAGKPLTQAEKAAAVLLAMGKGVAGRLLKYFTQAELQTIIGSAQALRAIPPDELLQLVGEFEDLFTEGAGLMDNAKAIEAILEEGLTPDEVDSLLGRRTAFQAYETSIWDRLAEAEPAFVAKFLLREHPQTVAYILSMMPSSFGAKVLMQLPDNRRADIMNRTVNMKGVSPKAAQIIENQVMTLLAEIDAERNASGSTKVADLMNEMDKPQVDTLLTSLESISREAVNKVRPKIFLFEDLMLMPQRSRVMLLNDISSDVLTVALRGASAEIRESVLSSISPRQRRMIESDLQSGMAGVNPREIAIARRAVAQEAIRLANAGQIELKEKEGGPAAA, encoded by the coding sequence ATGATGGACTTTGACGATTTCGGCGGCGCACTTGCCGGGAAACCGTTGACCCAGGCTGAAAAGGCGGCGGCAGTTCTTCTCGCTATGGGGAAGGGGGTCGCCGGCCGACTGCTGAAATATTTCACGCAGGCCGAGTTGCAGACCATCATCGGATCTGCCCAGGCCCTTCGCGCCATTCCGCCGGACGAGTTGCTTCAGCTCGTCGGCGAATTCGAAGATCTCTTCACCGAAGGCGCCGGTCTGATGGACAACGCCAAGGCGATCGAGGCCATCCTCGAGGAAGGGCTGACGCCTGACGAAGTCGACAGCCTGCTTGGCCGTCGTACCGCTTTCCAGGCCTACGAAACCTCCATCTGGGACCGCCTCGCCGAGGCGGAACCTGCCTTCGTCGCCAAGTTCCTGTTGCGCGAGCATCCGCAGACCGTTGCCTATATCCTGTCCATGATGCCTTCTTCCTTCGGTGCGAAGGTGCTCATGCAGCTTCCTGACAATCGCCGCGCCGACATCATGAACCGTACGGTCAACATGAAGGGCGTCAGCCCAAAGGCCGCGCAGATCATCGAAAACCAGGTGATGACGCTGCTTGCCGAGATCGACGCGGAACGCAACGCATCAGGCTCCACCAAGGTCGCCGACCTGATGAACGAGATGGACAAGCCGCAGGTCGACACGCTGCTCACCTCGCTCGAATCGATCAGCCGCGAGGCGGTCAACAAGGTCCGCCCGAAGATCTTCCTCTTCGAAGACCTCATGTTGATGCCGCAGCGCAGCCGCGTCATGCTGCTCAACGATATTTCGTCCGACGTTCTCACCGTCGCACTGCGCGGCGCATCGGCCGAAATCCGCGAATCGGTCCTTTCCTCCATCAGTCCGCGCCAGCGCCGCATGATCGAATCGGATCTGCAGAGCGGCATGGCCGGCGTCAATCCGCGCGAGATCGCGATTGCACGGCGCGCCGTCGCGCAGGAGGCGATCCGCCTGGCCAATGCCGGCCAGATCGAGCTCAAGGAAAAGGAAGGCGGCCCGGCGGCCGCCTAA
- the flhB gene encoding flagellar biosynthesis protein FlhB, giving the protein MADEDKDSKTEAPTAKKRSDAAEKGNTPHSREISIFTTILATFIYLVFFLPSATSHMAETLRDIFEQPDQWKIETGPDVISLFAKLGWAVAALLAPAFIMFMVFGIASSVFQNLPTPVLERIRPQASRISPIKGWSRLFSVQGLVEFGKSLFKVVVVGVILFFVLRSEYFGSIDAMFSDPTTIMVRMMTAMRKIIIVMLVATAIVAIADVFWTRYHWFTELKMTKHEVKEENKQSQGDPFVKSRQRSVMRDRARRRMIASVQRATLVIANPTHYAVALRYVREENDAPVVLAKGQDLIALKIREIAEKNNIPVFEDPPLARSMFAQVSVDSVIPSVFYKAVAELIHRVYAAEAKNKRVR; this is encoded by the coding sequence TTGGCCGATGAAGACAAGGACAGCAAAACAGAAGCCCCTACCGCGAAAAAGCGGTCTGATGCTGCCGAAAAAGGTAACACCCCCCACTCGCGTGAAATTTCGATCTTCACGACGATTCTCGCGACCTTCATCTACCTCGTCTTCTTCCTTCCCAGCGCAACGTCGCACATGGCCGAGACCCTGCGTGACATCTTCGAGCAGCCAGATCAGTGGAAGATCGAGACCGGGCCTGACGTCATCTCGCTGTTTGCGAAGCTCGGCTGGGCCGTGGCTGCGCTTCTGGCCCCTGCCTTCATCATGTTCATGGTGTTCGGCATCGCCTCCTCCGTCTTTCAGAACCTGCCGACGCCGGTTCTCGAACGCATCCGTCCGCAGGCCTCGCGTATTTCACCGATCAAGGGATGGTCGCGGCTCTTCAGCGTTCAGGGCCTCGTCGAATTCGGTAAGTCGCTGTTCAAGGTGGTTGTCGTCGGAGTGATTCTCTTCTTCGTCCTTAGAAGCGAATATTTCGGCTCGATCGATGCGATGTTCTCCGATCCGACGACGATCATGGTTCGCATGATGACGGCGATGCGCAAGATCATCATCGTCATGCTGGTCGCCACCGCGATCGTTGCGATCGCCGACGTCTTCTGGACGCGTTATCACTGGTTCACCGAACTGAAGATGACGAAGCACGAGGTGAAGGAAGAAAACAAGCAGTCGCAGGGCGACCCCTTCGTCAAGAGCAGGCAGCGCTCCGTCATGCGCGACCGCGCCCGCCGGCGCATGATCGCCAGTGTCCAGCGCGCCACCCTCGTTATCGCCAACCCGACGCACTATGCCGTGGCGCTGCGCTATGTGCGCGAGGAAAACGATGCCCCGGTCGTTCTTGCCAAGGGCCAGGACCTTATTGCGTTGAAAATCAGAGAGATCGCTGAGAAAAACAACATCCCCGTCTTCGAGGATCCACCTCTCGCACGCTCCATGTTTGCGCAAGTCTCGGTGGATAGTGTCATACCGTCAGTCTTCTATAAGGCCGTCGCGGAACTCATTCATCGGGTTTACGCCGCGGAGGCCAAGAACAAACGGGTAAGATAA